The DNA region GCACTGCCTTGATCACGTGCGAGTGGGCGACGATCAGGATCCGCTTGCCGGGGTGACGGGCGCAGAGCGCCGTCAGGGCGGAGAAGACGCGCTTTTCGAGGACTTCGTGCCGTTCCATCCGCGGGATCCGGTTCTCGATGACCGCCCGCGCGTAGTCGGCGTCGATCGGCTTTCCGTCGTGGTCGCCGAAATCGCGCTCGAGGAAGCCCGGGTCGAGTTCGACCGCAGGATGCCCGAGACGGGCGGCGATGATCGCCGCGGTCGCCTGCGCGCGTTTCAGGGGGCTCGAGACGACGATGTCGAAGACCTCGCCTTTGGCGATGAAGGAGGCGGCGATCGCGTTCGCCTGGGCGACGCCCTTCTCATTCAGGGGGTTGTCGATCCGTCCTTGGACGATCATGTTCCTGTTGGCGTCGGTCTCGCCGTGACGCACCATGCAGATCCGGTTCATTGGAATCACCGTCCACAATTATACTATAAGGGACCGTCAGTTTGTGATATAATTGATTCGCGAGGTGGATTTTCATGAGAATGGTCGACATCATCGAGAAAAAGCGGGACGGGCACGCCCTCACCGCCGAAGAAATCAACTACGTCATCCACGGCTACGTCAAGGGTACGGTTCCGGATTACCAGATGAGCGCCTGGCTCATGGCCGTTTATTTCCAGGGCATGACCGACGCGGAGGCCGCGCTCCTCACCGAGGCGATG from Candidatus Izemoplasmatales bacterium includes:
- a CDS encoding histidine phosphatase family protein, with translation MNRICMVRHGETDANRNMIVQGRIDNPLNEKGVAQANAIAASFIAKGEVFDIVVSSPLKRAQATAAIIAARLGHPAVELDPGFLERDFGDHDGKPIDADYARAVIENRIPRMERHEVLEKRVFSALTALCARHPGKRILIVAHSHVIKAVLVSLLPPTEFHYASYLANCSANHLEFKDGIFRVLDYNQTTQ